A genomic region of Desulfomonilaceae bacterium contains the following coding sequences:
- a CDS encoding TetR/AcrR family transcriptional regulator has product MTVNNSLATDSRKDKETVILDAACRVFREKGFHQARITDIAQTAGISYGLVYHYFTSKADLFDAILKEWWTGLFDLMEKWDSDAANVEVQLSALVTYFLDQYQKKPDLVHIFITEISRSAANLTPSRVNWFKMFLSRTEKIMSVGQTGNILRTDIKARYLTYIFLGAIESFVSAMVLENQPLRSKAQKQRIAIGLMQVFMNGAKPIDAKI; this is encoded by the coding sequence ATGACTGTCAATAACTCTCTAGCGACAGATTCCCGAAAGGACAAAGAAACCGTCATCCTCGACGCTGCCTGCAGGGTATTTAGGGAAAAAGGATTTCATCAGGCAAGGATTACCGATATAGCTCAAACGGCTGGCATTTCTTATGGTCTTGTTTATCACTATTTCACCAGTAAGGCGGATTTATTTGACGCAATATTGAAAGAGTGGTGGACAGGATTGTTCGATTTAATGGAGAAATGGGATAGCGACGCCGCAAACGTGGAAGTTCAACTGTCGGCCCTTGTGACCTATTTTCTCGATCAATATCAGAAAAAACCGGATCTCGTTCACATATTTATCACCGAGATTTCAAGATCGGCTGCCAACCTGACCCCGTCGCGCGTTAACTGGTTCAAGATGTTCCTGTCAAGAACCGAGAAGATAATGTCTGTAGGGCAGACGGGGAACATTTTACGAACGGACATCAAGGCGAGATATTTGACATACATTTTTTTGGGAGCTATTGAGAGCTTCGTGTCGGCTATGGTTCTCGAGAATCAACCGTTGAGGAGTAAAGCCCAAAAGCAGCGAATAGCCATTGGATTGATGCAGGTATTTATGAACGGGGCAAAACCGATAGACGCGAAAATTTAG